The nucleotide sequence aggagagaagagaagaggaggagagaaggagagaaggaagaggaggagagaaggagagaaggaggaggagaagaggaggaggagaagagaggagaaggaggaggagaggagaagagaggaggaggaggaggaggagagaaggaggaggagagaagaggaggagagaaggaggaggaggagagaagaggaggagagaaggaggagagaagaggaggaggagaggaggagagaagagaagaggaggagagaaggagagaaggaggaggagaagaggaggaggagaagagaggagaaggaggagaggagaagagaggagaggaggaagaggaggaggagagaaggaggaggaggagagaagaggaggagtagaggaggagaggaggaggaggagaggaggaggagaggaggaggagagaagagaagaggaggagagaaggagagaaggaggaggagaagaggaggaggagaagagaggagaaggaggaggagaggagaagagaggaggaggagagaaggaggaggagagaaggaggaggaggagagaagaggaggagtagaggaggaggaggagagaagaggaggaggagaggagaagagaagaggaggagagaaggagagaaggaggaggagaagaggaggaggagaagagaggagaaggaggaggagaggaggaagaggaggaggagagaaggaggaggaggagagaagaggaggagtagaggaggaggagaagaggaggaggagaggagaggaggaggagaggaggagatggagaggagaggaggaggagagaaggggagagtagagaagaggaggagagaagaagaggaggaggagaagagaggaggaggaggagagaaggagaggagagaagaggaggagaggagagaaggaggaggagagaaggaggaggaggagaagagaaggagagaagaggaggagatgaggatgagaagagaggagaagaggaggaggaggagaaaagaggagaaggatgagagaaggagaggagagaagaggaggagaggagaggaggagagaagaggagaggaggaggaggacaagagaggaggaggaggacaagagaggaggaggaggagagaaggagaggagagaagaggaggagaggagagaagaggaggagagaaggaggaggaggagaagagaaggaggaggaggaggagaggagagaagaggaggagaggaggatgagaagaggaggaggaggagaaaagaggagaaggatgagagaaggagaggagagaagaggaggagagaagaggagaggaggaggaggacaagagaggaggaggaggagaagagaggaggagaggagagaaaaggaggagaggaaaagaggaggagaggagaagagaggagagaagaggaggagaggagaggaggaggagaggagagtaggaggaggagaagaggaggaggagaagagaggagaaggaggagagaaggagaggagaggagaggaggagaagagaggagaagagaggaggaggaggagaagagaggaggagaggagagaaaaggaggagaggaaaagaggaggagaggagaggataaGAGAGGAGGAGAAGCGGAggagagaagaagaggaggagatgagaggaggagaagagagatgACTTTCTGTTCAGACATGTCAATAGATTCTAAACCTTTTGTGCCTCCAGTTTGTAGATAACAGTGAGACACAGTCAACAcgtagatacacacacacagacacacacacactctatctctctcactcactcactcactcacacacacacacacacactctatctctctcactcactcacacacacacacacacactctatctctctctctctctcactcactcacacacacacacactctgtctctctcactcacacacacacacacacacactatctctctctctctcacacacacacacacacactctctctctctcactcactcactcactcactcacacacacacacacacgtttgttttagtgtaaagtgtgttcatcccataggtgtaatggtttttattctgtagaaactgtatattctatggcccttcaccaaccctacacctaaccctaaccctcacaggaaactttgtgcatttttactgtctcaaaaaaactcattctgtatgatttataaatgttttgaaaaatggggacatgggttatgtcctcataagtcaccctctccttgtaatacctgtgtcatacccatgacattatacagagttgtgtcctgatatgatacaaaaacaagaacacacacactctcccccccaccccacacacacacacactcactcactctcactctctcattcacacacacaaacactaaacaacTGCTTGTCATTTCTTACCACATCCCAGTTTCTAAGTCGTACAACCAGAGCTCGTCATTTGGAAGGAAAACTTCACGGTTTTCCACCGACTGAAGCAAAACACAGTCATTGTTTAGCTTAcaacagtgttattaaaataaagcGTTATTAAACATTATCTGTTAAATGTCTTCATTTGATGCGTATAGACCATTTTAAACTACTGTTTCATCAAATATgcggaaaaaattttttttgggcctgattattaatattgttattgttattaccaCGTATCCGCCCCAGATATACAGAAAGTGTCCGTCCGCCGCAGCTGTGTGTCCGCTTCTCTCTCGAGCCACCGGCTCTTCACTCATCACGACTGTCACTATTATTAACAGTGCTGATATTAATACTATTATGAGCTGACAGCAGTGACAGGAACCTACAACCTCTGGATTTTAGCAAAACAGCAGCTCGTGTCACGCGCATAATGACAGCAGCAGCGAGACGGGAGCGCGCGCGAGAAAGCTTTGTTTCTCGAGTTTTATATCTGCACCTTTTTCTTTTATAAACTGTCTCGTATGAAGCGAAGTTactacaaacaaaaacagactgtTAATATAGAGATATCCAATGGTAGCTGAGAAAGTAAACacggcttttattttgaaaggtttTTAGATGTTTACGAAACTTGTTGGAGCGGAAGCGGAAGCGTCTGTTTGGCGGGAACAGATGAAGATGGACGCGCGCAGAGTGAAGCTGAAAGTGAGCGCAGGATTTAAAATGCGCGGATTAATCCTGCGACCGTATGTGGCACTCGTTATAGTAGTTATCTTCATTTACTATGTTTAAAGTGCAGTAATGAGTGTTAGAGGTTTTGTGTCGGTTGCAGGGAGTCCAGCCGCTTCCTGCTGCGGGTTCTAGAGTCCGTCTCTGAAGCGGATCTGGAGGAGGTTCTGGAGCGGATCCTAGATGCTGTCGAGAAACAACCGCGTATGCTTTAACTTACTTTATTAGAAACTTACATTTCTTTTAGGACAGAAATGTACCACACTGGTGTTGTTGATAGTTTGTTATTgttatgatggtgatgatggcagtttacatttacatttattaatttagcaaacgcttttgtctaaagcgacttacaaatgagtaaagtgaagaaattaaaaacaaaagcaatgatatatgagtggtataacaagtctcagcttaacacagtacacgtagcatgggcttttaaataatataataaataaaaagaaaacataaagaatataaaaagaatagagcaagctagatGTCTTCGGACACAGAGTAAATCATACTTCTGCACAaagtttctctttttacaacagaaatgtgaattctgccagatacagattcgggctagaGTCGCCtatgtgatttttttgttgttgttgacatttctaatagtaaacacagccatgttgaagcctgcagtaaatgttttgcattatagcAGTCCAagctgcttattgtttttcgagaatgttgcactcctgatTGTCATTGCACGAGACTTCACACCAATAAATcacagaaatattggtctttacatTTGTCCGgcctgttgtccgtggatttacctaaatttggtgttatttgccgtATAAAACGTATTTAGACATGCTAAATCAATTTTACAATCGATACAATGAACACTTGtctctcaaatcaaacaggatttttttcaaagtgacaacccaagaaagcgAAGTAAACTGTCtcttatgaaataaatatgtttttgataaagatttcaatttgtttgtggtctatatagcctgcatcaaaataaGTTTGCAATGATGCGCCCGAGGTCACGATATgcttatttgtttaaattcatacctacgtAATCACATCACTAAAAttgtactttctttttttttttttttttacattgaaactttgaaaaaaaacctTCCCTACCgcccttttttttaaatttaattaatttatttttttactgttactgcaaaccaaaatatttttaaggatgatgaagatgatagataatgtgatgatgatgatgatagttaatgtgatgatgttgatgatgaagatgaagatgatagttaatgtgatgatgatgaagatgatgatgatagttaatgtgatgatgatgatgatgatagttgatgttgatgatgatgaagatgatgatgatagatgatgatgatagttaatgtgatgatgttgatgatgaagatgatagttaatgtgatgaagatgaagatgatagttaatgtgatgatgttgatgatgaagatgatagtTAATGTGATGCTGATGAAGATGATAGTtaatgtgatgatgatgaagatgatgatgatagatGATGTGATGCTGATGATGTTCTGTGTCTCAGTGGGGTCCAGTATGGTGGAGCTGTCGCTGCTGGAGGCTGCGGTTCAGGATTGCAGTCAGGCGTGTGATGAAACCATGTGAGAATCTCATTTCTATCTGAACTGACTCTCAGCGTCTGCTCTTGCTGTCTCTAACATTCATGTTCTTCACTTACAGAGACAATGTGTTCAACATCATTGGAGCCTTTGATGTGCCTCGATTCATCTTcagcacagaaagaaagaaatttgtcCCGTGAggaatatttcaataaataataagaatcaaGTGAATGTGACTTATGTTAAAAAGCTCATTATCATCCCTGGTGAACACCACTGAAGTGTGAGATGAAGACCGTGTTCATCGTCTGCGGTGTTTGTGTGGGAAGTTCAAGATGTTTTCCATCGACAGGAATATGATCAGTGTTTGTTCTCTTTCAGCATCAGCATGACCAATCACCCGGTCCCTAAACTCTGCGGTCAGTCCAGAGATAAAGCTGAGCTCTTCAGAGAGCGATACACCATCTTACAACAGGCTAGTCCCTTTGTCTTTGCTTTTGAATGATCACTGTATTTATTTCCTTCCTAAATCATGTGTGAATGCTTGTGCAAGTCTAGGTGTTAACATCTCTCGTTCTGTTCGGGTTTCATGAATGAGGAAAttcataatgtttataatatcttaatattatCTTTAtatgttaaaggaacactcccctAAAGTTAAAcggttgagttttaccatttttgaatccattcagccgatctctgggtctagatgtagcacttttagcttagcttagcttagcatagatgtataataaagtgtaataatgaaGGAACTTTTCAGTCGTATCATGAGTTCAGCAGACGCAGTTATACTACACAGCGCTTGAAAACAGTCCCCAGCTAGTTAGTGTAGTGTTAGTGGTAGCAATAGCAGAGTAATAAACATTATTACTATTTTCccagtacttaaaaaaaagaaagaaagaaaaagaaataaccTGGTACCGTAACATTTTTTTTGTGGtagtcttttgacaacactagtttaactctaggggagttagAAAATAAGCCTAtcttcaaaaatagtggagtgttcctttaatggcAGATGTAATCAGGGTTTATCGTTATTTAATCATTATTCATCTACAGCGAACTCACAGACATGAACTCTTCACTCCTCCTGTTATCGGTTCAGCTCCAGATGAAGGAAGGAACAAATTCCAGGTAAAACTGAACAAAGCTCTCTGTGTAGACCGCTAAAGACTCACACAATCAGCTTGTTTCTGGAATATTTCCAGCCGGTGCTGATGATCTGTGACTGTTCTACAGCTGAAGACGGTGGAGGCTCTTCTGGGCAGCACAGCTAAAGTCGGAGAAGTGATTGTTCTGGGCATGATCACGCAGCTCAAAGAGGTATTCCTCCTCTTCCCACATTCGTGATCGGTTGTGTTCAGCTGTTTGTGCTCGTGGGTTAGTCAAGGTAACCCTAATCATGTACCTGTGTAGATTAAACACTTGATGATGTTCTTGCTCTGTCCATGCAGTAAATGCACAGCCTTGAATGAGTCTGGTTTTCTTCTCGGTGTCAGTGGTGCGAGTCTGTCAGATACATCCAAAAACATGACTCTATATAGTGGGTTatgtagaaatgtattttatttgttagcTTGTTAGGGAGGGTTCAGTAGTGGCTGGACATCTGTAGTCTTGATTAAAGCATGAGTCTGTTGATGTGATGGAGCGAGAGACTcactgcagtgtttgtgtgtcGTCTCTTCATCCTCACGCTGTTCTTTCAGGGCAAGTTCTACCTCGAGGACCCCAGCGGCGCAGTGCAGCTCAACATGTCAAAGGCAATATCCTTCCTGTGCTAATCACCACACTCTTGTGCTGCTATCTTAGAGACGGTTCTCCGTTTGTTCTTTAACACTCTTCATACCAGTTTCACAGCGGTCTTTACACCGAGTCCTGCTTCGTTCTGGCTGAAGGTGAGTCTCGTTCTCTCCATCTTCTGCTCTTTCCATCCCTGGATAATCACACGATGTGTCTGTGTTCACAGGATGGTACGAGGATGCAGTGTTTCACGTCAACGCGTTTGGTTTCCCGCCCACAGAACCCTCTTCCTTCACCAGGTGTGCGTTAGCTTTTATTTCCTGTAGGATGTCGCTGACATCGATCTGCATCCACATGAGTTTTCTTCTGTGTCCAGGGCTTACTATGGCAATATAAACTTCTTCGGCGGGCCGTCCAGCACAGCGGTCAAAGCATCGGCCAAACTGAAGCAGCTGGAGGAGGAGAACGAGGACGCCATGTTTGTGATGGTGTCAGACGTGTGGCTGGACCGTGTGGAGGTTCTGGAGAAGATCCAAGCCATGTTCTCAGGTCCGGTACCTGCCTTGTGTGTGTTAGATCGTGCTCCCAAATCTGCAATACAAATCATATGAACATCATGTTTAATATTGTCCTCATGTGCTGCAAAATAGTTCTGGTACCATTAACCAAATTATGACATTTAGGTGATTTGTGCAGATACAGTTAGCGTAAGTGTTTATCTTCTAATCCGGTTTGCTCAGCTCTCAGATTGTGCTCAGATACTGATTCTAACACAGAACGAGCTCTGGACTTAAACATGAGCATAAACACACTTCTGGTGAAGCTCATCTGGTGTTCACAGTCTTTAAAACCGAACAAATCATGATACACAGGACTCTAAGAGGATTTAAAACCGCAACAGCTCATGACATGATCCGTTCATGATCAGCTTATGAGTCTTGTTCTAAATTAGtggtaaaacataaaatgttctcATTTTTCTAGCTaagtattttaactttattatgtGTCTATATAGATAAGCATTACATTACTCTGCTTTCTAGACATTGAACAACCTGCTCTCAATCATTAGAAAAAGGCATTTGCAATTATTAAAGGTATTAATATGAAAGGTTTAATtcgctcaaaaatgaaaatgctgtcataaaTGATTCACCCCTTCACTGTGAACACTTGAACACGTGTCGAAGTCTGACCCGCAGGAGAAGAAATCGCTGAATAAAGTCTTGTTGTGCACAGAACGTGTTCTCGTAGCGTCTTTACTTTAAGAAACACTGACGTCACGTGGACTATTTCAGCGATGTCCTTACTGCCTCTCTGGGTCTAGAACCTTTCAGTTCTCTTGCCGTCTGAGTGAAATATCTTCATTGTGTTCTGAGGATGAACGAAGGGTGTACAGGTTTGAACGCATGAGGGTCAGTAATTAATAACaacttcatttttgggtgaactaaccttttaccTACTAATCCGCAGTACTAGCTGACAGTCGTGTTTGAATTTGGACAGCAGTGAGTTAATATCCCCAGGCTTTCAAACAGGTCCTTGTGCTCATCAGTGGTCTGTTCTCAGATCAGGTCGGGACGGATCAGGACGCATGTTCATCTCTCGATATCTAGAATCACTCTTGCGAGTAAAATGCAGAATAATGGCATGGAGAATAATGACATGAAGATTTGTTTATCAGATCTATTTATTTCTCTTCCTAACATGGAGATTATTGAACTGCTTTCTAATTGGCTGCAAAACAGAAAATGCTGCTTCCATTTTTATAGCATCTCTTGATAATTGTAAAAGGAACAGTGGGGGCATTT is from Carassius auratus strain Wakin unplaced genomic scaffold, ASM336829v1 scaf_tig00014999, whole genome shotgun sequence and encodes:
- the LOC113074531 gene encoding DNA polymerase epsilon subunit 2-like, encoding MFTKLVGAEAEASVWREQMKMDARRVKLKVSAGFKMRGLILRPESSRFLLRVLESVSEADLEEVLERILDAVEKQPLGSSMVELSLLEAAVQDCSQACDETIDNVFNIIGAFDVPRFIFSTERKKFVPISMTNHPVPKLCGQSRDKAELFRERYTILQQRTHRHELFTPPVIGSAPDEGRNKFQLKTVEALLGSTAKVGEVIVLGMITQLKEGKFYLEDPSGAVQLNMSKAQFHSGLYTESCFVLAEGWYEDAVFHVNAFGFPPTEPSSFTRAYYGNINFFGGPSSTAVKASAKLKQLEEENEDAMFVMVSDVWLDRVEVLEKIQAMFSGYSAMPPTCFIFCGNFSSAPYGTHQLRTLRESFKALADLICEYPSIHSSSRFVFVPGPEDPGPGTVLPRPPLAEHITEEFRQRVPFSVFTTNPCRVQYCSQEMVVIREDLVNKMCRNCVRLR